Proteins encoded by one window of Microbacterium testaceum:
- the greA gene encoding transcription elongation factor GreA → MSNDAQVTFLTQDAYDRLHNELEHLSTTGREEIAKRIEAAREEGDLKENGGYHAAKDEQGKQEARIRTLQQLLKDAKVGEAPESHGVVESGTVVTAIVAGGEEKFLLGNREIAANSELDVYSEASPLGAAIMGLKEGDKGSYTAPNGKEISVEVVKVETYSGQ, encoded by the coding sequence GTGTCCAACGACGCTCAGGTGACGTTCCTCACGCAAGACGCCTACGACCGCCTTCACAACGAACTCGAGCACCTCTCGACGACGGGCCGGGAAGAGATCGCCAAGCGCATCGAGGCCGCCCGCGAAGAGGGAGACCTCAAAGAGAACGGCGGCTACCACGCAGCCAAGGACGAGCAGGGCAAGCAGGAGGCCCGCATCCGTACCCTGCAGCAGCTGCTCAAGGACGCCAAGGTCGGCGAAGCGCCCGAGAGCCACGGCGTCGTCGAGTCGGGCACCGTCGTGACCGCGATCGTCGCGGGCGGCGAGGAGAAGTTCCTCCTCGGCAACCGCGAGATCGCGGCCAACTCCGAGCTCGACGTCTACAGCGAGGCCTCGCCCCTCGGCGCGGCCATCATGGGCCTCAAAGAGGGCGACAAGGGCTCGTACACCGCGCCCAACGGCAAAGAGATCTCGGTCGAGGTCGTCAAGGTCGAGACGTACTCGGGCCAGTAA